The following are from one region of the Cloacibacterium sp. TD35 genome:
- the hutI gene encoding imidazolonepropionase, whose protein sequence is MKLIGPFKQILTLNHLPLRGKISDEELEIIKNGGILINSDHKIEAIDDFESLKSNYANIEVETIEKDKICLPAFVDCHTHICFGGNRANDFAMRNAGKTYLEIAEKGGGIWSSVQHTRNASEKELLETLLERINRLISLGITTIEIKSGYGLNVESELKMLRVIQQAQTKTKATLVSTCLSAHLKPRDFEGNNEEYLQYIVDEILPKVKEENLAKRVDIFIEKSAFQPEESRKFLEKAKTLGFEITVHADQFTAGSSRIAVEVGAVSADHLEATIDEDIEYLANSETVAVALPGASLGLGEPFTPARKILDHNGILAIASDWNPGSAPMGNLIAQASILATFQKLSTAEVLAGITFRAAKALNLTDRGILKKGMKADFVVFETDNFQNILYNQGSLLASEVYIDGEKI, encoded by the coding sequence ATGAAACTAATCGGTCCTTTCAAGCAAATTCTTACCCTTAATCATCTTCCATTAAGAGGGAAAATCTCTGATGAAGAATTAGAAATAATCAAAAATGGTGGAATTTTAATTAATTCTGACCATAAAATTGAAGCAATTGATGATTTTGAAAGTTTAAAATCAAACTACGCCAATATAGAGGTTGAGACAATAGAAAAGGATAAAATCTGCCTTCCTGCTTTTGTAGATTGTCACACTCATATTTGTTTTGGAGGAAATAGAGCTAATGATTTTGCGATGCGTAATGCAGGAAAAACTTACTTAGAAATTGCAGAAAAAGGAGGTGGAATTTGGAGTTCGGTTCAGCATACCAGAAATGCTTCCGAAAAAGAACTTTTAGAAACGCTTTTAGAAAGAATAAATCGATTAATCTCATTGGGAATTACCACCATCGAAATTAAATCTGGCTACGGATTGAATGTGGAAAGCGAACTGAAAATGCTTCGTGTGATTCAACAAGCACAAACTAAAACCAAAGCAACTTTAGTCTCAACTTGTCTTTCTGCCCATTTAAAACCAAGAGATTTTGAAGGGAATAATGAAGAATACTTACAATATATTGTAGATGAAATTTTACCAAAAGTAAAAGAAGAAAATTTAGCGAAAAGAGTAGATATTTTCATTGAGAAATCTGCATTCCAACCAGAAGAAAGCCGAAAATTTTTAGAAAAAGCAAAAACATTAGGTTTTGAAATTACGGTTCACGCAGACCAATTCACTGCAGGAAGTTCCAGAATTGCAGTTGAGGTTGGTGCAGTTTCAGCTGACCATTTAGAAGCTACGATAGACGAAGATATAGAATATTTAGCCAATTCAGAAACCGTTGCAGTGGCACTTCCGGGTGCAAGTTTAGGTTTGGGAGAACCTTTTACGCCTGCTAGAAAAATTTTAGATCACAACGGAATTCTCGCTATTGCAAGTGATTGGAATCCAGGTTCTGCACCGATGGGAAATCTCATTGCCCAAGCGTCCATTTTAGCCACTTTTCAGAAGTTAAGCACTGCCGAGGTTTTGGCAGGAATTACCTTCCGTGCTGCTAAAGCATTAAATTTAACTGATAGAGGAATTCTGAAAAAGGGAATGAAAGCTGATTTCGTAGTTTTTGAAACCGATAATTTCCAAAATATTTTGTATAACCAAGGAAGTTTGTTGGCAAGTGAAGTTTATATTGATGGAGAGAAAATTTAA
- the hutG gene encoding formimidoylglutamase, translating to MVNWQGRNDGDSPLHHRIFQLVKVSENYENISPNNFVLHGFAVDEGVRRNKGRIGAAKAPDIIRKNMSNFPVVSPDFKLLDFGNITCEDQNLEKTQENLAEKVSQVLVKKAKSIVLGGGHEVTFAHYSGIKKAFPHQKIGIINLDAHFDNREPENGVGASSGTGFWQIAQEGEIHSLHIGIQKNSNTLKLFDTAHQFGMKYILADEIFFENLPKIYQQIDELISSVDQLYLTICMDVFNASIAPGVSAAAYNGIFADATFLHFYRHILKSEKLVALDVAEVNPDFDIAERTARLAASLVNEWFMI from the coding sequence ATGGTAAATTGGCAAGGCAGAAACGACGGAGATTCTCCGCTTCATCACAGAATATTTCAACTAGTAAAAGTATCGGAGAACTATGAAAATATTTCACCTAATAATTTCGTTTTGCATGGTTTTGCGGTAGATGAAGGCGTTAGAAGAAATAAAGGAAGAATTGGCGCTGCCAAAGCTCCAGACATCATCCGAAAAAACATGAGCAATTTTCCTGTAGTTTCTCCAGATTTTAAATTATTGGATTTTGGAAATATAACTTGTGAAGACCAAAATTTAGAAAAAACTCAAGAAAATCTTGCTGAAAAAGTTTCTCAAGTTTTAGTTAAAAAAGCAAAATCTATTGTTTTAGGTGGCGGTCACGAAGTGACTTTTGCGCATTATTCTGGCATTAAAAAAGCATTTCCTCATCAGAAAATAGGAATCATAAATCTAGATGCACATTTTGATAACAGAGAACCCGAAAATGGAGTAGGAGCAAGCTCAGGAACGGGTTTTTGGCAAATTGCCCAAGAAGGAGAAATCCATTCATTGCACATAGGAATTCAGAAAAATTCTAATACCTTGAAGTTGTTTGATACAGCCCATCAATTCGGGATGAAATATATTTTGGCTGACGAAATTTTCTTCGAAAATCTTCCCAAAATCTATCAGCAAATAGACGAACTCATTTCCTCGGTAGACCAATTGTACCTCACCATTTGTATGGATGTTTTCAACGCTTCTATTGCGCCTGGAGTTTCGGCTGCTGCGTACAACGGTATTTTTGCAGATGCTACTTTTCTACATTTTTACAGACATATTTTGAAGTCAGAAAAATTGGTCGCGCTAGATGTTGCTGAGGTAAATCCAGATTTTGACATTGCCGAAAGAACCGCCAGATTGGCTGCCAGTTTGGTAAATGAGTGGTTTATGATTTAG
- a CDS encoding NAD-dependent succinate-semialdehyde dehydrogenase — MEQFLQNTLQNSQDAFQRWRKIPFEERQKYFTQLSEILNNRKQEFATIITQEMNKPISQSISEIEKCAALCDYYAAAENVLKTEQVETEFQISEIHHEPLGVILGVMPWNFPFWQAIRFAVPTILAGNVIVLKHASICEKSGETMQEIFEKAGFPKGIFTFLKVSHAQVEEMIAHPIIRGVSLTGSEAAGRKIAETAGKNLKKCVMELGGSDAFIVCDDADVQKAAKYGASARLQNNGQTCVAGKRFIIHEKIYQDFVENFIEEYKKYQPENPMNEETKLGWMAREDLATDLDKQYQTALKNGAKAILELESTGNMAFKPGILEMNPENPIAQEELFGPLAMVFKVKSDEEALQIANNTMFGLGNAVFTSNRERALFFADNLESGSVAVNQIFRSDVRLPFGGRKNSGYGVELSLYALKEFTAPKTIIGKF; from the coding sequence ATGGAACAGTTCCTTCAAAATACCTTACAAAATTCTCAAGACGCTTTCCAAAGATGGAGAAAAATTCCGTTTGAAGAAAGACAAAAATATTTTACTCAACTATCTGAAATTCTGAATAATAGAAAACAAGAGTTTGCGACAATCATTACCCAAGAAATGAATAAACCTATTTCGCAATCCATTTCAGAAATAGAAAAATGTGCGGCGTTATGTGATTATTATGCTGCCGCAGAAAATGTACTGAAAACAGAACAAGTAGAAACAGAATTTCAAATTTCCGAAATCCATCACGAACCTTTGGGTGTTATTTTGGGAGTTATGCCATGGAATTTTCCTTTTTGGCAAGCGATTAGATTTGCAGTTCCTACTATTTTAGCGGGAAATGTAATTGTGTTGAAACACGCTTCTATTTGTGAGAAATCTGGTGAAACCATGCAAGAAATTTTTGAAAAAGCAGGTTTCCCAAAAGGCATTTTTACTTTTTTAAAGGTTTCTCATGCGCAAGTAGAAGAAATGATTGCTCATCCTATTATCAGAGGAGTTTCTCTCACAGGTAGCGAAGCTGCAGGAAGAAAAATTGCCGAAACCGCAGGGAAAAATTTAAAAAAATGTGTGATGGAATTAGGTGGAAGTGATGCTTTTATAGTTTGTGATGACGCAGATGTACAAAAAGCAGCTAAATATGGTGCTTCAGCAAGATTACAGAATAACGGACAGACTTGTGTGGCAGGGAAAAGATTTATTATTCACGAAAAAATATATCAAGATTTTGTAGAAAATTTTATCGAAGAGTATAAAAAATACCAACCAGAAAATCCTATGAATGAAGAAACAAAACTAGGATGGATGGCGAGAGAAGATTTAGCTACAGATTTAGATAAACAATATCAAACAGCCCTTAAAAACGGAGCTAAAGCTATTTTAGAGTTAGAATCTACAGGAAATATGGCTTTTAAACCTGGGATTTTAGAAATGAATCCCGAAAATCCCATTGCTCAGGAAGAATTATTTGGTCCATTGGCAATGGTTTTTAAAGTGAAAAGTGATGAAGAAGCTCTGCAAATTGCCAATAATACAATGTTTGGATTAGGAAACGCTGTTTTCACCTCAAATAGAGAAAGAGCTTTGTTCTTTGCTGATAATTTAGAAAGCGGAAGTGTGGCAGTTAATCAAATTTTTCGTTCCGACGTAAGATTACCTTTTGGTGGAAGAAAAAATTCTGGATATGGAGTAGAATTGTCTCTTTATGCACTTAAAGAATTTACCGCTCCCAAAACCATTATCGGTAAGTTTTAG
- a CDS encoding IPExxxVDY family protein, with protein sequence MKNKKIFLDLEDDEPMDIGLVRLAKKLPDHEIFFEINKINSFQFVRTDDLKIKQFCFTKFEGYHKETKNCYSIVSNKSAPLRKKTDNELFAQTEEIKFLMPKNKDVDYIIYAKDSFKDFSLILLPENIMFQIQDFSLQPNSELYKLINYYE encoded by the coding sequence TTGAAAAACAAAAAAATATTTCTTGACCTAGAAGATGACGAACCAATGGACATTGGTTTAGTAAGATTGGCTAAAAAATTACCCGATCACGAAATATTTTTCGAAATTAATAAAATAAATTCCTTTCAATTCGTAAGAACAGACGACTTAAAAATTAAACAGTTTTGTTTTACAAAATTCGAAGGATATCACAAAGAAACTAAAAATTGCTATTCTATAGTATCTAACAAATCAGCACCATTACGAAAAAAAACAGACAACGAACTCTTTGCCCAGACTGAAGAAATAAAATTTCTGATGCCTAAAAATAAAGATGTAGACTACATTATTTATGCAAAGGATAGTTTTAAAGATTTTTCACTAATTTTGCTGCCAGAAAACATCATGTTTCAAATACAAGATTTTTCTTTACAACCCAATAGCGAACTATACAAGCTAATAAATTATTATGAATAA
- the folE gene encoding GTP cyclohydrolase I FolE produces MSNFFENDDDVFTGKDHTPLREDAFVKTPEEKIKIIEEKFAEIMHTLGLDMTDDSLKDSPKRVAKMYVNEIFGGLLPENKPGISTFSNKYKYRQMLVEKDITVYSFCEHHFLPIIGKAHVAYISNGDVIGLSKINRIVDYYAKRPQVQERLTMQIVDALKEALGTKDVACIIDAKHLCVNCRGIKDTASSTITAELSGIFRTNPITRQEFLHYVGSHAKFD; encoded by the coding sequence ATGAGTAACTTTTTTGAAAACGATGATGATGTTTTTACAGGCAAAGACCATACTCCGCTTCGTGAGGATGCTTTCGTAAAGACTCCAGAAGAAAAAATAAAAATTATAGAAGAAAAGTTTGCAGAGATTATGCACACTTTGGGTCTTGATATGACCGATGATTCCCTTAAAGATTCACCAAAACGTGTTGCTAAGATGTATGTAAACGAAATCTTTGGTGGACTTTTGCCAGAAAACAAACCAGGAATTTCTACTTTCAGTAATAAATATAAGTATAGACAAATGCTGGTAGAGAAAGATATTACCGTGTATTCTTTCTGTGAGCATCATTTTTTACCCATTATTGGCAAAGCGCACGTTGCTTATATTTCAAACGGAGACGTAATTGGGCTTTCTAAAATCAATAGAATTGTAGATTATTACGCAAAACGTCCGCAAGTGCAGGAAAGATTAACGATGCAGATTGTAGATGCGCTGAAAGAAGCACTCGGAACGAAAGATGTAGCTTGTATTATAGATGCTAAACACCTTTGCGTAAATTGCAGAGGAATAAAAGACACTGCAAGTTCTACGATTACCGCAGAATTAAGCGGAATATTCAGAACCAATCCTATTACAAGACAAGAATTCTTACATTACGTAGGAAGTCATGCGAAGTTTGATTAA
- the pyk gene encoding pyruvate kinase — MNKRAKKTKVIATLGPASSTKEIMLELVKAGADVFRINFSHADYELVKRNVDIIREINQEYGYNISILGDLQGPKLRVGVVKEGSFLNSGDVLTFTNEPCEGDSTKVFMTYEKFPQDVKVGERILIDDGKLVFEVIETNQKDTVKAKTIQGGPLSSKKGVNLPNTNVSLPALTEKDIEDAKFMIENEFDWIALSFVRHAQDIIDLKKLIQAHSDFKIPIIAKIEKPEGVKNIDEILLECDGLMVARGDLGVEVPMEEVPVIQKKLVDKARYYSKPVIIATQMMETMISSLTPTRAEVNDVANNVLDGADAVMLSGETSVGKYPVDVVKNITKIIKNIESTNLYEKKNDIIEKITCVDDRFVTDMVCLNAVKIAETTGAAAIITLTHSGYTAFQISAHRPTSRIIVFSSNRRVLTMLNLLWGVRAFYYDMNKSTDETVIQVNMLTHHYGYVEKGDFVVNLNAMPVYEGGKTNTLRLTTI, encoded by the coding sequence ATGAATAAGAGAGCGAAAAAAACCAAAGTAATCGCAACATTAGGACCTGCTTCTTCTACGAAAGAAATCATGCTAGAACTGGTAAAAGCTGGAGCCGATGTTTTTAGAATAAATTTTTCTCATGCCGATTACGAACTGGTTAAGAGAAATGTAGACATTATTAGAGAAATCAATCAAGAATACGGTTATAACATCTCTATTTTAGGAGATTTACAAGGTCCTAAATTAAGAGTAGGCGTGGTAAAAGAAGGTTCTTTCCTTAATTCAGGAGACGTACTTACCTTTACCAATGAACCTTGCGAAGGAGATTCTACCAAAGTATTCATGACTTATGAAAAATTCCCGCAAGATGTAAAAGTTGGAGAAAGAATTCTTATTGACGACGGAAAATTAGTTTTCGAAGTCATCGAAACCAACCAAAAAGATACGGTAAAAGCAAAAACGATTCAAGGTGGACCATTAAGCTCTAAAAAAGGAGTGAATTTGCCAAACACTAATGTTTCTCTTCCTGCTTTGACAGAAAAAGACATCGAAGATGCTAAATTCATGATTGAAAATGAATTCGACTGGATTGCGCTTTCGTTTGTTCGTCATGCTCAAGACATCATCGATTTAAAGAAATTAATTCAGGCGCATTCTGATTTCAAAATTCCAATTATTGCAAAAATTGAAAAACCAGAAGGGGTAAAAAATATTGACGAAATTCTTCTAGAATGTGACGGATTAATGGTTGCACGTGGAGATTTAGGAGTAGAAGTTCCTATGGAAGAAGTTCCTGTCATTCAGAAAAAATTAGTAGACAAAGCCAGATATTACTCTAAACCAGTAATTATCGCTACACAAATGATGGAAACCATGATTAGTAGCCTTACTCCAACTAGAGCCGAAGTAAATGACGTGGCAAATAATGTATTAGACGGTGCTGATGCGGTGATGCTTTCTGGCGAAACTTCTGTAGGAAAATATCCGGTAGATGTAGTTAAAAACATCACGAAGATTATTAAGAATATAGAATCTACTAATCTTTACGAAAAGAAAAATGATATTATAGAAAAAATAACTTGTGTAGACGACCGTTTCGTAACAGATATGGTTTGTCTAAATGCAGTTAAAATTGCAGAAACCACTGGTGCAGCAGCTATTATTACGCTTACTCACTCTGGTTATACTGCTTTCCAAATTTCTGCACACAGACCTACTTCTAGAATTATCGTTTTCAGTTCAAACAGAAGAGTTCTTACCATGCTTAACCTTTTATGGGGAGTAAGAGCGTTCTACTATGATATGAACAAATCTACAGACGAAACGGTAATCCAAGTAAACATGTTGACACACCATTACGGCTATGTAGAAAAAGGAGATTTCGTAGTAAATCTTAATGCAATGCCAGTTTATGAAGGTGGAAAAACCAATACACTCAGATTAACAACTATATAA
- the cysS gene encoding cysteine--tRNA ligase, with amino-acid sequence MQLKIYNSLSAEKEIFTPINGNKVGMYVCGPTVYSNVHLGNVRTFMNFDFIYRSLKHLGYDVRYVRNITDAGHLTDDGDVNNDRFVKQSRLEKLEPMEIVQKYTVDFHKVLEKFNLLPPTIEPTATGHIIEQIELTKDLIEKGLAYESNGSVYFDVRAYNEKGGNYGELSKRNIDELFANTRDLDGQNEKKNPQDFALWKKASPEHIMKWISPWGEGFPGWHLECTAMSTKYLGEQFDIHGGGIDLKFPHHECEIAQGKGCNGVSPVKYWMHANMLTMNGQRMSKSTGNYILPQQLISGENDFFEKPFHPSVVRFNFLQAHYRSVLDISNEAMLASEKGFQRLMEAVKILMNQESNSKNKEQSSFDLKEWKQKCYDALNDDFNSPILISHLFEAVSFIFKLKDGKENITAEDLEELKTLMNAFVFDVLGLQNIEENNNSKLDQTLQVLIELRNQARKAKNFELSDQIRDKLLEQGIELKDGREGTSYVLN; translated from the coding sequence ATGCAACTTAAAATATACAATTCGCTTTCTGCGGAAAAAGAAATTTTCACACCTATTAACGGTAACAAAGTAGGAATGTACGTTTGTGGACCTACCGTTTACAGCAATGTGCACTTAGGAAATGTGAGAACTTTTATGAATTTCGACTTTATTTATAGAAGTTTGAAACATTTGGGTTATGATGTTCGTTATGTAAGAAATATTACAGATGCAGGGCATTTAACAGACGATGGAGATGTAAATAACGACCGTTTCGTGAAGCAGTCTCGTCTAGAAAAACTAGAACCTATGGAAATTGTACAGAAATACACCGTAGATTTTCATAAAGTTTTAGAAAAATTTAATCTTTTGCCTCCAACGATTGAGCCAACTGCAACTGGTCACATCATCGAACAAATAGAATTGACCAAAGATTTAATCGAAAAAGGTTTGGCTTATGAAAGCAACGGTTCTGTTTATTTTGATGTTCGTGCTTACAACGAAAAAGGTGGAAATTATGGTGAACTTTCAAAGAGAAATATAGACGAACTTTTTGCCAATACCCGCGATTTAGACGGACAAAACGAAAAGAAAAATCCACAGGATTTTGCCCTTTGGAAAAAAGCCAGTCCAGAACATATTATGAAATGGATTTCACCTTGGGGAGAAGGTTTCCCAGGTTGGCATCTTGAATGTACCGCGATGTCTACCAAGTATTTAGGTGAACAATTTGATATTCACGGAGGTGGAATAGATCTTAAATTTCCGCACCACGAATGCGAAATTGCACAAGGAAAAGGTTGCAACGGTGTTTCGCCAGTGAAATATTGGATGCATGCGAATATGCTGACCATGAACGGACAAAGAATGAGTAAATCTACAGGAAACTACATTCTTCCGCAGCAATTGATTTCTGGTGAAAATGATTTTTTTGAAAAACCGTTTCATCCAAGCGTAGTTCGTTTTAATTTTTTACAAGCACATTACAGAAGCGTTCTTGATATTTCAAACGAAGCGATGTTGGCTTCAGAAAAAGGTTTCCAACGTTTAATGGAAGCAGTGAAAATTTTGATGAATCAAGAATCAAATTCTAAAAATAAAGAACAATCCAGTTTTGATTTGAAAGAATGGAAACAGAAATGCTATGATGCTTTGAATGATGATTTCAATTCGCCAATTTTAATTTCTCATCTTTTTGAAGCGGTAAGTTTTATTTTTAAACTGAAAGATGGCAAAGAAAACATTACTGCAGAAGATTTAGAAGAATTAAAAACCTTGATGAATGCTTTTGTATTTGATGTTCTAGGTTTACAAAATATTGAAGAAAATAACAATTCGAAATTAGACCAAACATTACAAGTGCTTATAGAACTAAGAAATCAAGCCAGAAAAGCCAAAAATTTTGAACTTTCTGACCAAATTCGTGATAAGTTATTAGAACAAGGCATAGAACTGAAAGACGGAAGAGAAGGAACTTCTTACGTTTTAAATTAA
- the fabF gene encoding beta-ketoacyl-ACP synthase II, with the protein MELKRVVVTGFGAITPIGNNAQEYWENLVKGVSGAAPITLFDSTNFKTKFACEVKNFNPLDNFEKKEAKKMDRNTQLGVVAAREAVSHSRIIEDQVDKNRVGVIWGSGIGGLETFETEVLGWAKSEGIPRFNPFFIPKMIADITPGHVSMEYGFHGPNYTTVSACASSTNALIDAKMLLQLGKADVIVCGGSEAAVTASGMGGFNSMMALSTRNDDYKTASRPFDKDRDGFVLGEGAGCIILEEYEHAKKRGATIYAELAGGGLSADAYHMTAPHPEGLGAYLVMKNCLEDAGVTPDEVDHINMHGTSTPLGDIAESNAIVKLLGEHAYDIQINSTKSMTGHLLGAAGVIEAIAALGTILHGIVPPTINHFTDDENIDSRLDFTFNHAVKKDVKIAMSNTFGFGGHNACVLFKKL; encoded by the coding sequence ATGGAATTGAAGAGAGTTGTAGTAACAGGATTTGGTGCAATTACACCAATTGGTAATAATGCTCAAGAGTATTGGGAAAACCTTGTAAAAGGTGTAAGTGGCGCTGCTCCTATCACTCTCTTCGATTCCACTAACTTCAAAACAAAATTTGCTTGTGAGGTTAAAAACTTCAATCCTTTAGATAATTTCGAGAAAAAGGAAGCAAAAAAAATGGACCGAAACACTCAACTCGGTGTGGTGGCAGCTCGCGAAGCTGTATCACATTCTAGAATTATCGAAGATCAAGTAGATAAAAACAGAGTGGGTGTAATCTGGGGCTCAGGAATTGGAGGTTTAGAAACTTTCGAAACCGAAGTTCTAGGCTGGGCAAAATCTGAAGGAATACCTAGATTTAATCCTTTCTTCATACCAAAAATGATTGCGGATATTACTCCGGGTCATGTTTCTATGGAATACGGTTTTCATGGACCTAATTACACTACAGTTTCTGCATGTGCATCTTCTACAAATGCATTGATAGATGCTAAAATGCTTCTCCAATTAGGAAAAGCAGATGTAATAGTATGTGGAGGTTCAGAAGCTGCTGTTACCGCATCTGGAATGGGAGGATTTAATTCTATGATGGCTCTTTCTACAAGAAATGATGATTATAAAACTGCTTCTAGACCATTTGACAAAGACAGAGATGGATTTGTACTAGGAGAAGGTGCAGGTTGTATCATCCTTGAAGAGTATGAACATGCTAAAAAACGTGGCGCTACCATTTATGCAGAACTTGCAGGTGGTGGTTTAAGTGCAGATGCATATCATATGACTGCACCTCATCCAGAAGGATTAGGCGCTTATCTGGTTATGAAAAATTGTTTAGAAGACGCTGGTGTAACTCCAGATGAAGTAGACCATATCAATATGCATGGTACCTCTACTCCATTAGGAGACATTGCCGAATCTAATGCAATTGTTAAACTTTTAGGCGAACATGCATATGATATTCAAATAAACTCTACTAAATCTATGACTGGCCACCTTCTAGGTGCAGCTGGTGTAATAGAAGCTATAGCAGCGTTAGGAACTATTTTACATGGTATTGTTCCTCCTACCATTAACCATTTTACTGATGACGAAAACATAGACAGCAGATTAGATTTTACATTTAATCATGCCGTAAAAAAAGATGTAAAAATAGCCATGAGTAACACCTTTGGTTTCGGAGGTCACAATGCTTGCGTTCTATTCAAGAAATTATAA
- a CDS encoding acyl carrier protein, translated as MSDITSRVKAIIADKLDVEETEVTPEASFTNDLGADSLDTVELIMEFEKEFNIQIPDDQAEKITTVGHAIAYIEEVIKQ; from the coding sequence ATGTCAGACATTACATCAAGAGTAAAAGCTATCATCGCAGATAAGCTAGACGTGGAAGAAACAGAAGTAACTCCTGAAGCAAGCTTCACTAATGATTTAGGTGCAGATTCTTTAGATACTGTAGAATTAATTATGGAATTTGAAAAAGAATTCAACATTCAGATTCCTGATGATCAGGCAGAAAAAATCACTACTGTAGGTCACGCAATCGCTTATATTGAAGAAGTTATCAAACAATAA
- the rnc gene encoding ribonuclease III, with amino-acid sequence MGLKNSLQKFLLKRPFKKKTEKEKLLSARVSKIIGQNVKNLDYYHEAFSLKITNKTSGTKNYERLEFLGDAVLGSIISCYLYKNYPDANEGFLTQMKSKIVNRKNLNSLGEKLKLTDFIQNGGNGNLGENISGNLFEAFIGALYLDTNYETCEKIVLEKLFTDKHIEKLENKIVSYKGLLLEWSQKKKVTIKYEITEETLPNKNLLFKSCIYLNNVKISSATETSKKKAEEKAAQRAFYSLNKKENIVEKQKNIS; translated from the coding sequence ATGGGCTTAAAAAATTCATTACAAAAATTTCTACTTAAAAGACCTTTCAAAAAAAAGACTGAAAAAGAAAAGCTACTTTCTGCCAGAGTTAGTAAAATAATTGGGCAGAATGTGAAAAATCTTGATTATTATCATGAAGCTTTTTCTCTGAAAATTACTAATAAAACGTCTGGAACTAAAAACTACGAAAGATTAGAATTTTTAGGAGATGCAGTCTTAGGAAGCATTATATCCTGCTACCTTTATAAAAATTACCCCGATGCCAATGAAGGATTTCTTACCCAAATGAAATCAAAAATTGTCAATCGAAAAAACCTTAACTCTCTAGGCGAAAAACTGAAGCTTACAGATTTTATTCAAAATGGTGGCAATGGTAATTTAGGTGAAAACATTTCGGGGAATCTTTTCGAAGCCTTTATTGGTGCACTTTATTTAGACACCAATTATGAAACTTGCGAAAAAATTGTTTTAGAAAAATTGTTTACAGATAAACATATCGAAAAACTAGAAAACAAAATCGTAAGCTACAAAGGATTATTGCTAGAATGGAGCCAAAAGAAAAAGGTGACTATAAAGTATGAAATCACCGAAGAAACTTTGCCCAATAAGAACCTTCTATTTAAGAGTTGTATCTACTTAAATAATGTAAAAATCTCTTCTGCCACAGAAACTTCTAAGAAAAAAGCAGAAGAAAAAGCAGCACAAAGAGCGTTTTATTCCTTAAATAAAAAAGAAAACATTGTTGAAAAACAAAAAAATATTTCTTGA